AGCAAAACGCGGTGCTAAACCAAAGTCCAGAACCCCACGAAACTCTGTTtacgttttctttttcttttctgagaTTTGATTTGAGAAAAGGCGAGACTCTGTTTacgttttttttataaaaaactcTGCTTTCGTGGCAGCATGCGGTATACTGTGACCCAATATCGTAACGACAATAAATTCGCACGGAGCGGCCCATTGCCTATGGGCCCGTCACGAGCCCACGGCCATCGTCGCCTACTCGGCTCCATCCGGCGGAGAGTAGACCAATCCCCTCCGCCTCTGCCTGCCTCTGCGTGGCGGAGCCTGAGCTTCTCCGGCCTCCACCAACCCTTCCCCTGCTACCCGCGTCCCCGCCGCAGCCCCATCCTCGCATCTCCCCTGCCGCTGCCGGATCCGGAGACCCAGGTCTCAAGGTGCGAATCTCCCGCTCCCTCAGGTCAGGTGTCTAATTTGGGCTGCTCCCAAGTAATCTGTACTACCTTCCCTGCACTGTAGTAGGTGCCCTGGAACTTTATTTACAGTATGAAGCTTAGATTGCCCATGGCCTCCGGGGCTGTGATCTTTTGAGTACTCAACTGCAGTGTGTGTACTTGCCAGGTGACGTTATATGCTGTCTACAGGGATCCGTGGTAGCACTAGAGCTCGGTATTCTGCTGACTAGTTTGCTGCTCGTGCTTGAAATGTTCATGATTTGGGAGGGGAATTCAACTGTAGGAGCATATTATGGGAATTTGACCAGTTTAGGTTGTATGCAGTTTCTTTTATAGCTTGTGTGCGCTCAGTATGTTCGAACTAGTAATTTCATATATTCAAATTGGGACCTTTCTTCCTGTTATTTTGCCGTCAAAGCTCAAAAAGAGTGATGCTAATTCGCTAAAGGTCGATGCGGTCATCAGCCTCTATGCTTGCAATCTCCTGGTTGAGTAAATTTTCACACCAACATTGCACATTCAGTAGCTGTATCATCTGTAGCAGTTCTGAAATATACTTTAGTCTTCTTAAAATGATGCTACTGTCACATGATGCATATTATGGTTCTCAGACCTGGGATCAATCTACTCCTACTTCGGtgtgttgtgttaatttttttaTATTTGAGATGAATCAGTGCTCTCATGTTCCACTAATTTTTAGCTGATCCTCCGAACATGTTTTTCAGTTTATACTTGGTGCCACTGGAAGCAGATGCTGCTGCGTTGCGTGCCTGCTATATGTTTGCAACGCTGCACCTATACCATGTATTCTCAGCCTAGCCAGTTACAAGGAGGGTTGTCACAGAGCATGGCCTTATGGAAGCATTCTCACTCACATGCGGTCAGTTATCACACAAAAATGGGTTTAGTTAGTCTTTCTCCTAAGAGCACAACATCATCTCGTCTGCAAAATGGGACATGCTTTTCCTGCTTGGAGCAACAGTCTAAACACGTATTATCAGCGAGAGATCGTATCCTACATGCTAAGCTTGATATGACCTCACATCACAAGTTTTCTAGTATTAGCTGGAAGGCGAGAAAGACCAGAAGTTTAGCTCAAAAAATAGGAGGTACAGGCATTGCTCTTTCCTTGAGTTTCGCAGTTTCTGGGATAGCAAATGCTGAGGGTCCGATGGATGATGGCATCGGTACCAGTACCACCCACAATTCCGAATCATCCACTAGTTGTGCTCATGGGAAGAAAGTTTACACAGAGTATTCTGTCACCGGTGAGTGCGTGGAACATTTTCTTTCTATATACATTATTATGCTTGTATGCACGTAGTCAAAGCATAACATCGTCTGGACGCTTTGTGACTGTCTCACACAAGACCCGTAGGCATTCCTGGGGATGGTAGATGCTTGTTCCGTTCTGTGGCTCATGGTGAGTGCATTAGGTCAGGGAAACCCATACCTAATGAGAATCTTCAGAGAAAGCTCGCTGATGATTTAAGAACATTGGTATGTTTGTAATGTAAAGCCAAGGTCATACTTTTGATGAATATTGTTCTCAACACTGAAGATCTTTTTCTTGGTTTGTCTTGTCTAAATTTTGTATATAACTTTTGTATTGGTAGGTTGCTGATGAGTTTATCAAGAGACGGACAGAGACTGAATGGTTAGTTCCTTTATCCTGCTGTTGTTCTTTCTTCACAGCAATGTTGTGCTACACATGCTTACCCTTTGTTGTAACATCAATTTGCAGGTTTATTGAGGGTGATTTCGATACATATGTCTCTCAGATTAGGAAGCCACATGTGTGGGGAGGAGAGCCAGAATTGCTCATGGCTTCTCACGTTCTTCAGTGAGTAACTGGACTGTTTTTCTGTTGAGATAGGCATTTTAAAAGATGAGTAGTAGTATTAGCCATGATCTCGGAATATTTTCAAACTGTTTGCTATTTAGCAGAACTATAACATCACTGCATGATCCTAATAGAGCACTTGCAACAAGTTGTTTCACTTTTACATTCGCAAGTCAGTAACACTGATGTAGCACAATACTAATTCTCATTGACCTTGTTTTTCTAATATTTGGTTTCCTGGTATATACGCACCTCAAGGTGCTGCGATCGTGGTTTTCTGTCTTCACTCCATTattatacagaaaaataacaaggGGAGATGTTCCAATAGACACGTCGATGAGAATCTATTATTGGGAGTACCTCTTATGTAGGTTTAGTTTTAAAATCCGGCCCTTTGCAACATTGAGGTACAAAGGCAGTAAGAATACGATCGTTGTGTTTCAGGATGCCGATCACTGTTTATATGCGCGAAGAAGCAGCTGGTGGTTTGATAGCGATCGCGGAGTATGGCCAGGAGTATGGGAAAGAAGACCCAATCCGAGTCCTCTATCATGGTTGTGGCCATTATGAAGCGCTGCATATACCAGGAAACTCTGAGCCCAGGTCAAGACTGTAACATTTGGAGCTCTGAAACCAAACAGTTGTAGTAAGTTCTTGGCCTATGTATACTTTCTCTGCTTCCCAAATACATTTTCTGTCAGAGTATAGTCAGAATCATTGAGCTTCTTCCATTTGGAGCATCATTTTTGGTGAGAGAATTTatctcttagagcatctccagccgttggccccccagggggctcgaaaaatcgccgcctgggggcgacCCTGCGCTAAAAATCGGCTTGGGGGCGATCGGGTTCCCAGCCGCCACCCCCAGGGTCACCCCCAGACGCCCTTTTTAAAACTTTTTTGAGAAGAAAATCGGCTAAAATTCGGCAAACATGATAAGATTCGGCAAACAGGACATACACTTTGGCGTTCTACATCTTTTTACATAGAAAACATAAAGTTTACTAAAAAAACATAGAGCTGCGACTACAGGCCGAAGAACTCGCTGAATGCGGCGAtgtcgccgttgtcgtcgtcgtccttctccttcttcacgctgctggacccctgcccggggtTGCCGGACAGGGTTGGCCGGTGGCGGCGCGTCATCGTCGCTGTCTTCAAGCATGATGATGCCCCCTCGTCGCGCCCAGGGCGGCGCGCGGCGATCTCCGCCAGGGCGCGGCGCTGGCGCAACATCTCCAGCTGTGCCCAATCTTCCCGCACCCACTTCATGGCCGCGTCGTCGtcaagccccggctccgtcttcatgTCGGCGAGCCCCGGCTTCGTCTTCATGGCGGTGAGctccggctccgtcttcggcttaacgaggcggggaggagccgaggaggaggcacgcccgccctcgttgatgacgatgccggcgctgcgggtgCGCCGACCGAGCGGCGTTTCTGCGGGCACGGCCTTGACGCTGAAGAGCGCCGGTGacccggaggagtgggaggaggattgggatgaggaggaagaggagccggTCCTCGGCATCCATTGGCCGCCACTCCGGCGAGGGACCGGGGCGGCCGGGTACGCCAGCGGACGGCGTGGAgcgtgcggccgggggcgccccaccaaAGGCGGCGACCGTCGCTGTTTTTGCTCTGCCACACCACCGGCGCGTTGTTGATGGAGGCCAGCCGCTCCGCCTGCCGGcgttcgaagtacgccgcccacgcctcCTGGTTGCCGGCGTCGTACTTCGGGAGGGCTCGCTGCTCCTCCGACAGAGACGCCCGCGCACGCTCGATCTCGGCGCGGAAGTAGTCGGGGCGCATGACGTCGGGCAGCGGGGGGACGGGGACGCCGTCAGCGCCGAGTCTCCACCGCCCCGGCGCGTGCATGTCGGGAGGCGCCGGGTAGTTGGCTTCGTGCAGGAGATGGGCTTCCCACTCGTGCagagagcggcggccgaagccattggccgcTGCCCCATCGTCGGGAAACATTTCGCCCATCGTCTGCGGCGGCTGTGAACGGGGAGGAAGAGGAaagagagctcgtcggcggcggctgtgcacggggagagagaggggttgcgGGCGAGTATGTCCACCGGCGAGGGAGGTGCTGCTTTATATAGCGGGCGGGGGTGGCATCGtttgtacgcgtggcgggagggggtacgtcgcctcaccgcgccgcccgtgaggaatcaatggaaggctgaccggcggtagccttggcattgattccccgcgggaaaccgaggcgatgTGAGGACGACGAGGCACgggggtcgctgactcggcggACCCGCCGTTCTTTCGTGCCAAAAACTGAatgccccggcgcccccgggcgccccccagcgcgccgggttcggcccgGGTCTGTCGGCGCCAGTTTCGGGCCTAACCGGCGAAAAATGGGCTCCTACAGGCGCAACTGGGCCGTTTTTtgggcgccggcgccgaaaaaggggcctgggggcctgttgggggcgcagcTGGAAGATGCTCTTACCATTGATCTTGGCAGATACtactagggcgtgtttggttgcagttCGCTACAGTAGCCGCATTGCATACACATCTCCAGCCAGCCTGGCTCTTCATATGCAGCCTCATATACAACAGATgcaacctgtttggttgcctgcatcgcatGAAGGGACACTTCCCCGCCTGCTGTTTGGTTGACGTTTTTGTGCTTAgggtgtgagcagatgcaaacttcaGCTGTTTGGTTGCAAACAACATTTGTGTTCTGCTCACTccattcaaatgtggtggccttaccaccacatGATCAGCACAACAGCAAGCACAAATaagatcaaacaaagcaagcaaccaaatgagatcaaacaaagcaagcaacGGAAATGACAACAAACTACTTAGATTAACAGcaggggcatcctccttccctgctcCACGCCTGGGTGGTGCTCCTGGCCAAAATATTAATAGGTTCACAGCACAAGTAAGTTCTAGCGATAGACCATAACAAGTTCAGCACTAACAACTTAGTTAACTACATTGCATGCTCAATGTCACCAACGTAGTTGTGCCTGCTGCAACGAAACCTGCACATGACCGAGGAGTCGTGGTTGTAGATTTGGACCTTCAGGCCGAGTCTTGAGATGCGCACAACGACGAGGTCGCCGGGGACAATTTGTTGGCGGCGGCAGAAGTAGTTCCAGCCCCGGCCAAGCACCATGTGCCCCTGGAAGTTCTGGACCTGCACCCAGAACACGCATCACTTGTTCGCCGACAGCCTGATCACGTGCGGGAGCCGCTTGATGACCAGCCACTCGTTCATCACCTGCACGAACTTGCGAGGGATGATGAGCATGGCGAGGTCCTCGTTGTCCTTGATCTGCTAGTAGAAGCGCAACGACTCTCGGCCCCCCTCCTCGTGGCCGGTCCTCAGAGATCGTCCCCTTGAACGAGGCAGGCTCATGAAGGTGATCCTGCCAGGCAGGTCCACTGTCTTGAGCCACCTGTTCGTGGGGATGAGATCCTCGGCGCCCTCAGCTCCAGCCACCACTTGAGCTCCTCCACCCGCCACATCCCAGTCACTCTTCAATATCTTGTCTGGTAAGATGACAAGTATTAGTGCACAAACTCTTTGCCAAATGCCAAGTATCAAATGTCACTGATCAGGGGCACTAGCACTACAACAAATGACACTGATCAGGGACATTTCCCCAAGAGCATATGCCACTGATCAGTGCACAAACTCTTTGCCAAATGCCACTTGTCAATAGCACTTGCTCTTGggaaaatgccactgatcagtgccacTGATCAGGGGACTTGCTcaacagcaagtgccactgatcaggggtacttgcccaacagcaagtgccactgatcagtggtaCTTGCCCATGAGCAAATGTCACTGATCAGTGGCATCTGGTTTTCTGCAACCGTCACTCATAAGTGCACTATCCTAAGCATGGAAACATCTAAAAAGGGCAACAACAAGTGCCACTCAGCACCCATGTGCACCATGCACATTTGGCAGCATCCTAAAATGGTCCTACTACATGCACGTATAACAATCTAGAGCATGCAACACAAACCCTAGTTTGAACATGTATAACAATCTAGAGCATGCAACATGAACAGCAACATGAACATGATCCtagcttgaacatgaacatgccattTACATGAACACAGATCCTAGCAAGACCCTACCATGAACACTGATCCTAGCAAAGCACACTAGCATTGGGGATTCTAGCATGAACACAGATTCTAGGAAAGCACTAGCAGAAGAACATTATCCTAGGACACACACTGTAGCAAACAAGAATAGATCGGTCGGATTCGATTCGATTGGGATCGCATCCAATCGGATCTACTCGAATCCACTAAGTACTAGCACATGCCTAAGAAAGAAACCCCTAATCTACATCTACGAGGAAGCATTGGGGATTCTTCGACTCACCGGAGCTTGCGCAGTCGCAGCGAACCGAGGCTGGGGTGAAAAGCCCAGCTGGAAGGAGAGAGGTGGCAGAGCAGAGGAGGAGCCGGCCCTGGCGACGGCCTGCGGCATCGACCCCGTGCTCATGGCCACGCCGGACGTCAAGGAGGACGTTGCGCCGATAGGAGAAAACCCTTGGACTGGGGTCAAGAAAACCCCCTGCCCAATGGGGTCCCAAGAAGCGGCGGCTTCGTGGACGGCACCGGCACCGAGCCCAG
This window of the Triticum aestivum cultivar Chinese Spring chromosome 5D, IWGSC CS RefSeq v2.1, whole genome shotgun sequence genome carries:
- the LOC123121920 gene encoding OVARIAN TUMOR DOMAIN-containing deubiquitinating enzyme 4, with the translated sequence MLLRCVPAICLQRCTYTMYSQPSQLQGGLSQSMALWKHSHSHAVSYHTKMGLVSLSPKSTTSSRLQNGTCFSCLEQQSKHVLSARDRILHAKLDMTSHHKFSSISWKARKTRSLAQKIGGTGIALSLSFAVSGIANAEGPMDDGIGTSTTHNSESSTSCAHGKKVYTEYSVTGIPGDGRCLFRSVAHGECIRSGKPIPNENLQRKLADDLRTLVADEFIKRRTETEWFIEGDFDTYVSQIRKPHVWGGEPELLMASHVLQMPITVYMREEAAGGLIAIAEYGQEYGKEDPIRVLYHGCGHYEALHIPGNSEPRSRL